The window ATGCAGCGGCAAGCCGCTGCATAGAGCACAAATTGCGCAAGCGCAATTCGGATTCCGGCGCAAGCGCCGGAATGAATTCCGTAAACGGAATTCTGAACGGAACGCAATTCGCGCAAGCGCGAATTGTGGGAGTCCCCGCAAGCGGGTCCTCCTAGGCTGGCTACGGGGTGAGGGTGCATCACGTGCGGGCCTGTGTAGGGCTTGGGAATCCTAGCCAGTACCCCGACAACGAATGTGACGGGCCGTCGGTCCGATTGGGTGCCGGCCCTACCGCAGTGACGGGCTCCGCTGCGCTCCACCCGAACCCATCCTCATCATCGAAAACCGACTACTCGCGTTCGCCAATACCCCGTCAGCCTACCCTATGAGCCATGCGTACGGGCGGGAATCAGACCATGTGTCAGCCTCAAGGGAGAACCTCTGATACCAACATGCATCACAACGCCTAGCTGTGTAGAGCTTGGGGTCGTCGGACACCACCTCTCTGATTGCGCGCCGCAGTCTGTGAAAAGGTGAAAAGGGCAATATCCAGGAACCTAAGGGCTGTCCCACTTCACCGAGGAATGATCAAATCGGTGAACTGTCCCACGGTTGGAACTCGGCCCCGGTTGAAGACGACAGCTACGAACACGACCACCACCGGCAGCAGAGGGATGAGGGCAGCCTCGGGCAATCCGAGTACGGCCGCACCAGCCATCACCAGTACGACGGTAAGCCCCACCACGACCCCTCGGATCCGCTCCCTCGGTGCGGCTGGAACCACATCGGCGAATTGATCTGCGTCGAGGAGGTCGTCGATACGCCCCTCGGCGTAGCGTTCGGCAATTGTCAGCAGCATCACGGTGAGGTCTTCAAGGGCGCGGCCTGGGTCGGAGTCCTGCCGGGCTTCGGCCTTCCGTAGCGCGCCCACTACCAGTGCGGCATGTGCCTTGAACTGGTGCTCGTTGTGCCGTCTGGCTCTGGCGCGACGGGTGCGGTGAGCCCTCCAGATGGCGCGCTCGACCGGTTGAACGGAGACTCGCGGGATCTGGCAGTCCGGCTGGGTTTCCTCCCACCGGCGGAGAACGACCGCGCACTGGGCTGCGACCGTCAGCAGGGCAACGACCGGCCAGCAGCGTCGATCCTCCGCGCGGGCACTCTCCCTGTCCGCGTACTTAGTGAGGCCCTCGAGGTCGTAGGCGGAAAGTGTCGCGCCCCTGCCAGAGCCGATGAGGTTCGTACTCTTGATGAGCCGCACTTCAGCGGTCAGGATCAAGGCCCAGAACAGGAGCTTCGTGACCCTGCCGATCGCGGAAGAGTCCCAAGGGAGGACCGCCGTCGGTAGAGCCGCGAAGCCGCTGAGCAGTTCCTGTACCAAGCCGGACTGTGGTCCCGGATCGGCGCTCCACCGCAGATGCTCCCAGTCGGCCATGTCCTCGACGTGCAGCACGATGAACAGCAGTACGGCAAACCGGAGTGTCTTGATCGACCCTGCTACAGGCAGAGCGCGCCACCAGCGCACGACGTACGAAGGCGCCAATCCGTTACCGCCAACACGATCGTGGATTCGAGGCGGCAGCAGCAGCATCTGAGTCAACAGTGGAGCAGCGCGGCGCACCCCCGAGTCGGCGCGCCAGCGCTCGAAGCGCTCCCAAGAAGCAGACCCCCAGCGCTGAATCGGTCCAGGAATGAGGAGCAGAAGCATCCCGACCAGGACCAACCACGGGGAAAGCACGCCGACAAGAGCGATCGTAAACACGGGGACAGTCTCACGCACCCACCGACAGCCGGGCTTCGAATTCGACGAATCCAGCACAGTCCCGACGTTCACTCGGTGTGCCGTTTCTTCAGGTGAACCCGTGCCCGCGATCGGGTGAGGGGCCGTCATGACCGCTGTGTGCGGCGAGGGGCGGCTGCTACACCACGTCCTGTGATGATCTCCCTGATGCGGCGTGGTCTGCCCGCGCTCGCCCTCGCCGCCCTGCCCCTGCTCGCGACGTCGTGCCCCGCTGGCGCCGTGATGGTGCCCACGCCGGTGGAGGAGCTGCCCTTCACCTCCTACGCCCCGGCCCAGCCTCCCGCCGGCGCACCCAGTGTCCGGATGGCGCTGCCGCTGTTCGATGCGATCGACCGGCTCCCGGTCGCCGCAGAACACCGCGAGGGCTACCAGCGAACCCTGTACAAGCACTGGAACCGCGGCCTGAACGCCACCGACGGCTGCGACACCCGCCGAGAAGTCATCCTCGCCGAGGCTGTCGAAGCACCCGCTGTCGCGGCCGGCTGCAAGCTCACCGGAGGATCGTGGCGCAGCGCCTACGACAACCTGGTGGTGACAGACGCAGGCCGACTCGACGTCGACCACTTCGTGCCGCTGGCTGAGGTGTTCGACTCCGAGCAGACACCGTGGAGCGCGGAGCGGCGCGAGGCCTATGCGAACGACCAGGACAGCCCCGACACGCTGATCGCTGTCTCGGCCGCCTCCAACCGGTCCAAGTCAGACAAGGACCCCGCACAGTGGATGCCCACCGACGGGACCTACCACTGCACCTACGCCGCGACCTGGGTCGCGACGAAGCTCCGCTGGGACCTGGCCGTCGACGAGAACGAGCGCCAGGCGCTCCTCGGGACCGCGGAGGACTGCGGCGACACCACTGTCACCTACACACCCGCCCCGTAACCCCGGCCCGGGACGTTGGTGCAGGGCGTAGACGGCCTGGCAATGCCCCCGGGTCTGGCGCCTGCTGAAGGGGTTCCCCCACTACTCCTGCTGCGCCTCCCACCAGATGCGACGTGCGGCGAGATGTCGAGGGGCCAGATGTTCAATTGTCCGAACAAGGGAGCCGATAGACGTTCATCCTTGGGGCATGACGCAGTTCGTCGCCTTGTCGGCGCCACACAGCACGCAGAGGATCACGTCACTCACGCGACGGGAAGCCTTCGAGTATCTCAACGGCGATGGCAGACCTTGGTGGGGTCGGCTCAACGAAGTCGTTTTTCTGCAGTCACTGTATGACCTGGATGCTCTCGGCTCGACAAATTCACGGTTCAGAACCGCACGCGAAGAAATCACCCAACACAGAATAAGAAACGAAAACGACTGGCCTGACGACTGGGTTTTCAGCTATCCGAATTTTCGGATTTCGGATGGCACTGATGATGACTTTCTCGCGTTTTTGGCGCGCTTCGTGCACCCGGAGACGCAACCAGACGGTGATCACTCATCTCGGCATGTAGAACAGTTGAATCGCATCCTGGGGCCGGATGGCTGGGCCCTGCGTCCCTTCGAGTACCTCTCGGGTCGCCCCATTTACACACCAGCTGCTGTTCAAGCCACCGAACCGTTGGTTGCACTGCCGCTGGGGGACGATGACGCCGGCAAGCTCGACCTCGTTCTCGGGCAGACCTACGGTCTGCTCGACAGGGAAGGTGAAGATGCCGCCCGCGACCTGGTGCGCATGTCTGTTTTGACACTGCGCCATGACGGCGGTTTCTTCCACCCCATGGCCGGTAACTCGTGGACGGACGCCACCTACGAAGCCGTCCTCACAGTGCCTTCTGTGCTGCTTCCGTCGTTTACTGCGACGATCACCGACACGATTTGGGCACGGCTGCAAACCGTCCTCGCCCGCCTTCAGCGCGCAGACATCCAGTCGCTCGTGGTCGACGGCGATCCCGGTCCGTTGCCGTCGGTATCAGAAGATTGGAGGGATCAGGCAGCCGAGCATGACGCTCCCATGTCGAGGCGCCTGCGTATCCTTCTTCCCACAACGGAGTTCAACGTCACTGAACAGGACTTCTCGGACCTAGAAATCCGTGGTGAGGACTTTCCCTACTTCTACGACACCCGCAAGGCTCGGCTGATCACCGATTTCCTCCTCGACGACCGGCCGCGCGTCGCCACGTTGTGTCAGGTCACCCTCATCAACAAGGACAGCGTCCTTTCACCCAGAATAAAACTGTGGAAGAAGGACAAGACCAAGGCTGCGAAGACTGCGCTTTTTGAAACCATTCCCGGCACCGAGACTTCTCACGTAGTGAAAGCCCTCGTCGACATCAAGGATGCCCACGAAAATTTCTGGAAGGTCATCAACTTCCTACAGGGCTGCTCCGGAATGGAATTCCCCGAAAGCAGTCGGCGGCTGGTCGTCGACGACGAAGCCGAGTTGGTCAGGCTCCTGGCCGGCCAGGAGCGCACGACGCTCCTGGAAGCCGTCAAGAGCGTCATCGGGGGTGGCCTCACCGAGGAAGACATCCGGCTGATCAGCAATCGCAAGGCGCAACTCCAGCGATTTCACAGTGAGCCTTTTCCATCTTGATCAGGTGGCGAGTTCGAGGGCGATGACGGCGCGGACGACGGTGGTGATCCGGGTGGTGCTGCAACGGAGCTTCCGCAGGAGCCGCCAGCATTTGAGGGTGGCCATGGCTCGTTCGCCGAGGCTTCGGATCTTGGCGTGATCGCGGTTGTGACGCCGGCGCCAACCGCGCAGACCTTTGCCACGGAACGGGACGCGGACAGCAGGACCTGCGCCCTGATACGCCTTGTCCGCCCAGCACTTGATGCCATCGGCGGCGAGAGCGGCGGGAATGCCGTGGGTCCGGGCCGCGGTCAGATCGTGTACTGCCCCGGGCAGCGCGTCCGAAGCCCAGATCAGACGGCCGGCTGGATCCGCGAGTACCTGCACGTTCATCCCGTGGTGCTTCTTCTTCCCCGAGTAATACGGCTGGTCGGCAGCGATGCGGTCGATCGGCAGCACGGTGCCGTCGAGGATCACGTACGCCTTCCTCCGCACGGTCCGCATCGCCTGCTCCAGCGTTGGTGCCTGAGCGGCCAGGAGGTCGACGGCCTCGCGTATGTATCGGTAGACCGTCGCTATCCCGACGCGGAAACCTGCTGCAAGGCGGGCGTAGGTGTCGCCGCAGCGAAGGTGCGCCAAGACGAGCAGGGCTTGCCGGCCGCAGGTCAGGCGACGCCATCGGGAGCCGATTCGACGGCGGTGACCTGCGAGGAGACCGGAGAGGTGCTGCAGGGTGCGGCTGGACAGATCGATGCCGGACGGGTAGACAAGCACGCGAAGGCTCCTGGCGGACTGGTGATCTTGGTCGTGAACCCGTCTACCAGGGGCTTTCTTCATGTCCGCTGCCGGGGCCGCCCGTCTAACCTCCCGTCAGGTTGGAAACAGCTCAGTCTGCTGACCGACCAGGAGTACTTCGAGCAGGAGCGCAAAAGTGCGGCAGGCCCGGAGGCCGTGTGGCAGAAGCTCTTCGAAGAGAATCCTTGGATCTTCGGCTACGGTCTCAACCTCGTCGCCTGCGAACCGTTGAACGGCGGGAAGCTGGAGCGGTTCACAACCGGGGCCAACATCTTCACCGGCGCCGGGAAGCGCAGTGACGCTGTCATGCGCTCCAAGGGATTCATCAGCAGCCT is drawn from Streptomyces sp. NBC_00178 and contains these coding sequences:
- a CDS encoding HNH endonuclease family protein, encoding MISLMRRGLPALALAALPLLATSCPAGAVMVPTPVEELPFTSYAPAQPPAGAPSVRMALPLFDAIDRLPVAAEHREGYQRTLYKHWNRGLNATDGCDTRREVILAEAVEAPAVAAGCKLTGGSWRSAYDNLVVTDAGRLDVDHFVPLAEVFDSEQTPWSAERREAYANDQDSPDTLIAVSAASNRSKSDKDPAQWMPTDGTYHCTYAATWVATKLRWDLAVDENERQALLGTAEDCGDTTVTYTPAP
- a CDS encoding transposase family protein — translated: MSSRTLQHLSGLLAGHRRRIGSRWRRLTCGRQALLVLAHLRCGDTYARLAAGFRVGIATVYRYIREAVDLLAAQAPTLEQAMRTVRRKAYVILDGTVLPIDRIAADQPYYSGKKKHHGMNVQVLADPAGRLIWASDALPGAVHDLTAARTHGIPAALAADGIKCWADKAYQGAGPAVRVPFRGKGLRGWRRRHNRDHAKIRSLGERAMATLKCWRLLRKLRCSTTRITTVVRAVIALELAT
- a CDS encoding Shedu immune nuclease family protein yields the protein MRQDEQGLPAAGQATPSGADSTAVTCEETGEVLQGAAGQIDAGRVDKHAKAPGGLVILVVNPSTRGFLHVRCRGRPSNLPSGWKQLSLLTDQEYFEQERKSAAGPEAVWQKLFEENPWIFGYGLNLVACEPLNGGKLERFTTGANIFTGAGKRSDAVMRSKGFISSLLLCEIKTHLTPLLAATPYRLPDVYQVSKEVVGAVAQVQKTAHKALRQVAGELHTLYEDSGAPTDIEVATVRPKQVLVIGNLRQLTERNAGNPEKIASFEQYRRSVQDVEVITFDELYERACFIVGDR